Part of the Betta splendens chromosome 17, fBetSpl5.4, whole genome shotgun sequence genome, TCACGGGATACCGACCTTCGACGCCAACGGAGGTTAAACTCCTATTGTTTACAGCTACGCACAGCTGCAGTTCGCAATGGAAACACAGCCGATGCCACCACAGAAGtttaagagagagagaaagaaagagaaaccaCATGAGAGGCGGCAGAGTAAACACAACGAAGACTCACTTACTTGGGTCCTTCTCTTCCAATACACAACATGCACAAGAGAGAGAGGCGCTAACGTAAATAGAGCTGAGGAAAGGAGCATCTTTACGGGTTCCCAGTGGAAACCATGGGAATTCACACACGGTTGCATCTAAATTGCTGTTTTTACTCATTTCCCTTAAAACAACAGTGGTTTTCGCTACGTCACAGAGCTGAAATCCCGTTCTCACAGCAACCGCTTATCGCACTGTCCTGCGGGCAAAACACCGTTATATTTTGCCAGGCAGCTCAGCTTGCTTATTTTTGATATTCactcctgtttttatttcctaGTGTGCCGGCCGTACATCAAAGTTTACCAGGGCATGCAGGCGGTGTATTCATCTGGCGTCTAGTAAGTAGCTGACACATGTGGCGCAGTCATTTAGAATTATTGTTGTCTTCAAAGACCTTTCGACTGTTTCAAAGCTAAGTTCTGTTTAACTCGGTTTAATGCTGATTTAAATTCTGCGTTACTGTTTTTGGTAAATGTCCGTGATTGCTTCCAAACTCggcctctgctgttgttgttacagTCATATTGGTCCAGGCCACAGAAACCGTGTCTGCATCAGCCTGGAGCCTGCCCAGCTTCTAAAAGGGGACATCATGGTAGGAGCACAAACCGGACGGCCTTCAGATATCGTGTCCCTGCGTCTGTGCTCATTCCACTTATAATAtcttaatgtctttttttttatccctcTGTAGATTAAATGCTATCACAAAAGTGACCCGAGTTCAGAGCGTGAGGTCATCTTCCGCCTGCAGTTCCACACGGGAGCCGTGCAGGGCTACAACCTCATGTTTGAAAAGGAGGACATGGAGATCGCCAACAAAGGTAGACCTGAGGAAAAACCACAGGAGCAGGTCTCAACAGGCCAATGGTTTATGGCTGCTGGTCTCTCCACGCACCATCTGCAGGGCTCAGTCTGGACTCACTGCACAGTTAGACACCAATAATCTGTGCTCTGGACTGAGAGCGCTCATTCATCTCCTTTTATTATATGGATGCACTGGTAATAATCCCATGTCTCGTGTACATCTTCCAGATTCTAGATTTCCAGATTACGGTAAAGTGGAGTTGGTGTTCTCAGAGGGACCAGAGAAGATCCCAGGTAGAGTCCCAAATCTTCGGCGTCTTCCATATTTGTGACAGAGAGCTGCCTTTCTGTCGTTTTGCCACTTCTTGAGctctttttctccccctctgcccCCCGGTGAGAAGGGATGTGGAATGCTGCAGAGGGGAAATGTAGTGTGAAGTGTGTGCTGACAGAGGAGTAAAGACACACAGCATGTGCTGCTCCAGAGCTCCACAGGAGCGAAACTGCATGAgcctgtatgtgtgcatgtgtttatgtgtctagCCCTAAATCCAGACACaaaaaattatatttgtgtgtttaatgtaaGGAATATCTAATTATTATCTAAGTTCTTCTCCTCTGTCCATGTGTTTCACTAAAAACACTGCTCTCTTTGGGTCCAGGTGCCGACAGGTGGCAAAATGGAGCAGACGTGATTGTGGACTACAACACAGCGGATCCTCTGACACGCTGGGACTCCTACCAGAACCTCTGTGACGCCGAAGGTaccgttgctgctgctgctgcattgctCGGCATTGCATGACTCACATCAGTCGGTGATAAGTCTGAATAATGAATCACACGCGAGAATTCCAGTAGCTGCTTTGTGAATGGGGAAGTAGACGTGCACTcgccctgttttttttcccctcagtaTTGCTTCCCCAGCTTTCAGTGTGgccttttaaacacacacacacacacacacacacacacacacacacacacacacacacacacacacacagacacacttttttttcccctctggaAACTAACTCAGCGTGACATGTTTTCGAGTGACTGCAGTATGATTGCATTAACATGCACACTCAGTCACCACGAGCTCGGTTTGCTTGGTTGCAGCCGTTGCTAGCAGGAGCCGTTGCTCATGCATAGGGTTTAAAATGCGTCCAGGCAGGCTGCAGTAGTGTGACGAGCGCTGTTGCTTccgtggaggacgaggaggagcgcAGGGAATGCTGGGTTCAGAGGAAGAGCAGTGGGTTCTCAGGAGCGTTTCTATTTTGTTGTTTCATCAAATGAAAAGGCGCAGTTGAACCATCCCACACACTCTCGctgcagcctgcacacacacacacacacacacatagactcGCACTCAGAGCCTCCGTGTCGGGGCGTCCCGTTCCGAGCTGCGGTCGTCAGTCTCCACTCGGGCCACAGAACTCACAACAACCTCCCAGAATAGAGCGACGTGGTCGTGGGCATTAAAATACAGATCCACCCTTTCCCAGTATTCGTCAAGCGCTTTTATAGGCAGCCTGACGAAAACgagctgccttttttttttcttttaaattttcaaattaaatacccccaaaatgtccgtttggatttattttttacGTGCACCACTCATGTTTAAAAAGCAATCAAAGCGCAGCAAAGATATGAGCAAAGGAGGCGTTTCATCTGTGGCTCCTATTCcacagcattcattcattcatgtggGATATTTACGGCCTCCTTTTCTCGTGTAAACACTACGTCTTAGAAGCAAGACTGGGAGCTTCAGTGGAATTCTGCATCTCCTTACCACCAGTCGTCTGGCCGGCCTAATTTCTCTGTGAGAGCCTGTCAGTCAGAGGAAGGGCAAAAAAACCCGTTTGCCACTGTACTGCTAAGGTTTTGGTATGTTGtccactgctgcagcacatttccGCCTGTGAAGATCCTGAATCTCCTCGACTCACAGTAGTGCAATGACAGACCATAAAATGGtgttgaggttgttgttgttgttcaaagCTCCTATAGAATTGCATCAGTTATAGTACAATTATTAGTAAAAATAAGTCTCTGATTCAAAAAATATGACCTTTCCAGTAAAACATCTGCTTTGTGCTTACATTACCTACAATCAAAGTATTCTTCAGTGGTGTTTTCCCCGCATAGTGCGCGTCCCTAAATGCATCCCGTCCTGTGCTAATTGCACATGTGATGAATGGAGACATTTCCCAGAGGGCTTTTGTCAGTACATCAGAGGAACACGCAGAAGCTTGAGTGGAAGAAAATGTGAGCGATGATGATCAATTAGCTCACGACTCGCAGCGCCGGAATTTGAAAGGTGCGCAGTGACTGAGGAGGAATGGGGAGGGGCCGGGTCACCGCGGGCCCCCCCGGCTCGATCGAAGCAGTCGGTCGAACCCCGCGAGCGAGTTCGCGGCGCATGTgtttcacgctgctgcagcacggGGACGGCGGGCGTGTAACTTCATGACACGCGGTTGCGAGAGAAAAACAACTTGGCTGCTGCGTTTCTCGTGAAAATTGCCCAGGGCACTGAGTAGAAGGCAAGGATTCCTTTAATTAAAAGTGTCTTTTTACAGAGCGAAAAAAGGTCTGGGGCTGCAGGaatgttgttttcattctctgATCTCTGGGGCCCCCCTCCCTCGCCAGCCGCCCCCCCTTcttccccctttctctccccaGTGGGGTAGTCCCCCAGTGTGGGGCAAGAGGTCGGGTTACTGCTTCCCTCCAGCCCGCCCTCAACCTTAAACCCCGCCCCACTTGTTTACATTCCTCTGTCCATATTTGGAGATctcaagccccccccccccccccccccctcacttttGTGGAGTGCAAACACTCTCACCTTCTTTAGCAGAGGAAGAAAGCCGCACCAACTTATCCGAACTCTCTCGATTTGACCCGGATCATTATCTGCTGTTCAAGGCGATGCCGGCTGTTCTTCTTCCGCGTGGCCTCTTCTCCTCAGATTTAGTCTCAGTGGAGACGGGGGTTGTCTCGTGTGCTCACCTGACGGAGGCGTCGAAGGTAAGGCTCTGCTTTTAGGCCTACCCGATGGGTGGTCATGAGGGGAGGGCAAAGAAAAGAGGCAGGGCCACGACGGGGGTGTCTGGAGAAGAGAAAGATGGCCAGTGttgagggatggggggggggacaTCTGCTGCTAAACCTGCCTGAACCTCGCCAGGAGGAATGTTACGGGAGGGATTTGTCAGGGAACTCGCAGCACGGAGGTCTGAGCTGAGTCGGGTCAAGGCCGGAAGCGGGAGCCGTACATACATACGGCGTTTCTgagacgaggtggaggagggggagcttTTATCATGCGTGACTGGTATTCAGAACCTCTGGTCATGGCTTTACTTAAAGGAAAGTACTTAAGCCAGCACATTGGGAGAGAAGTGTAgggttcaggttccagctcgcCTTTgttggagcagagggagagtgaCATTGAAACAGCAGTTTTACTTACTTGGCAACGCTGATCACATCCACTTGGAATTCGTCTCCAAGCCTCATTTTGCGTAAGTGCAGCAGGGCTGAGCTtgatttcttttaattgtgtGTGCCGTGGTGGATTCGACCTGGCCTCGCATTGAAAAAAATGGccactgtgattttttttttttttcacgccCGAGGATTATGGAGGTTGTTTGGACATATGCTGGGGGTCAAGGGgcagacaggagggaggagagtggTTTAATCACAGCACGGTGAGGAATGCAGAGGTCAGCTGTCTGAGCCTTGTAGTGGTGCACAGATGACTTAGCACGTCTAATATACCTTTTAGAATATGCTGTAGCTGTTCACCtggtggaagagagagagagagggaggttgaTTTGAATTAAGCTCTGGAATATCAGAGTTGTTTGTCCTAGTTGTTTGTGGTGTGATGCTCTGTGTTGCCTGGAATGTCGAATGGAATGTCGTCCTTTGTAATTTTCCAGATCGCGACTGATGGAGTCGCTGGGATGACATGACTGTGCATGTAAACAGAGCCCTCCTTTGTCTGTGGTCTTGTTCCCGTGTGCGTCCTCgccgtccgtgtgtgtgtgtgtgcgtgtgtgtgcgtgtgtttgtgtgtgtgtgtgtgtgtgtgtgtgtacgtgtgcccGTACCAGCTGACCGTATGAAGCGCTGCATCTCTTCTGTTTTGCAGCGCCGCGCCCTCAAGGCCTAAGCCAGGACAAAGCGGCGAGCAAGAGGAGCCCCGGCGCCGCGGAGGCCACGCTGGGCCGAGGGGCCCGGACCACCACCTCCAGCCCCGACCACAGCGACCACGCGCTCTCTGTCAGCAGCGACTCCGGCCTGTCCAGCACGTCGCTGTGGGCGGACCGGCCCACGcccaccgccgccaccgccaccgccaccgccaccgccgTTGGCAAGGCAACCCAGCAGGGCCCCAGCCAACAGGAGAAGGTCCAGCTGAAGCGCCTCCTGAGTGGCTTTGGACTCGAGGAGCCGTCGCTGGAGGAAATGGAGGACCCAGGCCGCAGAGAGGGCATCCAGCAGATAGTCCCAGCTCAAGTGCACATCAACGGGGACCCCCGtccgagagagagggagacggacaTCCTGGACGACGAGGTGATCGCGAGTCACGATCTGCACAGTGTCGACAGCCTGGGGACCTTGTCGTCGTCCTGCCACAAGAGCAGCCAGAACTCCCTGCTGTCCGACGGCTTCGGGAGTcccggaggagaggagcagcaagGCCAGCACCACCTTCACCATCCGGCGTCCCCTCCCATGGAGGAGTATGACCGCGCCTTCTCCGACGCCAGAGGCATGGGCCTGACCTCCAGGAGCATCTCCGTGGCCTCCTCCGCTCCCAGCAGCGCCCCCATTCCCAAGCACAACGTCTACAGACAGGGAAGCTATTCCACGCAGTCCTGGGTCCGCCATCAGCAGATGGTGGCAGCTCAGCAGTTCGTCTACATGCCGGAGGACGCGAGCGACGCAGAGGGGTACCCAGGGAACAAGCAGGTGGGCCGTTCGCCCAAAGCAGGGTTGCCCGCCGAGCTGCAGAGCTCGACAGCGGCGGACGCGGCGAAAGGCGCGGAGTCCCACGCGGAGCCGGCCGCGACGAACAGcgacaacagcaacaggaggGACGAGGAGTTCAAGTCGCTAACGAAGGACATCGACAACTCCATCGACCAGCTCAACCAGCTGATCATGGACCTGGACCCCACGTTCGTGCCGGTGCCGGGCCGCAGCGGCTCCGTTAAGAagaacggcggcggcggtggcgccGCCCGCGTCAACGGCTCCGGCGGCAAATTCTCGAACGGCGTCGGCCTCCGGTTCGACGGTAATAACACGGCGAgcctgaaaaacacacagcagccaggtAAGATAGTCAGACAGACtgggtgtggtggtggtggtggtggtgtggtggTGTGGTCTGTACGCTTGGCCTAGAATGCGACAGTCATTATGAAAGCAGAGAAGGTGTTTACTCAGATGCGTAACAAAGCACCTTTTACAGGCGAATGCaggtgattaaaaaaataatacgTCCTGGAACAGCATCAgcctctcgtctcctccactGCACGGTTTAACGCGGCCGGCGTGCTTTAGTGGCAGAAATAGCGGGGTGGTTGCCAGGTTTTCAGATGTTTCCACGTTCCGAAGCGCCAGGGCTGTTCGGACTTGTCGGTAGAACTATCTCAGCGCAGGATCTACGGCGCAGAGAGCAGCCGCTGTCATTCCGCTTGATTACAGGCATCCAGggatttacaaaataaaagtcctgcaGACAGTTTGTGAAACATTTACTTGTTTTTCTCGTCTCATCACTGACTGGTTGCCAGTCGTGTTTAATAGATAATTCTGTCTCATGCAACTTTGAAGCATTTCATCTTCTCATTACATCTTACATCTTCTCATTACATCCATCTGTCCAGTCTTTTCTCTTCGACTTCTAATCTGATATGTAGCAGTaaactgtcttttttttctgctttaagaTTGGTGATATTTTTCTACTAGTAGGAATATTAGTACTTTTAAGCCCAACTTTGTGTTATTAAGTGCAGCACTCTTGGCTCCAGAGCAGTGATTCTAACTCATAATAACTTAGCTGGAACCTagtgaagcagcagaagagcgGAAAGCTCTCCCTCCGCTTTCCAGCAAAGCGTGAATCACAATCCAGCATGTACTTGTGGTTACAACGGGGCACAAGACAGGGAGGCCTGAGGAATTTCCAAAAGAGGAACAAGCGAGCCCAGAGGCGACGCTTTTTCCATTTCGATTCCAAAGGCATACCTGTCTGTACAGATCAGCGGCGCAGGAGGCCCATTCCGAGAAAGAGTCCAACTTCAGTCAATGAACAAAGTCAGACTCAGGCTGTTAACTAACTCTACACTTATTTACTTGCGCTGTTGGTTTCTGTTGGCATCCTGTATCCATGAATCCAGACCTCTCTAACGTTTTAACATTGTTCAAGTTAGTCTTTCACTCAGTTAATTTTTGTGTTATTATTTGAGACAAACTATTTTGCACAAGACACAAATACTCCTGCCGGCGTcacatctgtttgtgtctgtcgggtttttgtctgtctgtgtgtgtgtgtgtgtgtgtgtgtgtgtgtgtgtgtgtgtgtgtgtgtgtgtgtgtgtgtgtgtgtgtgtgtgtgtgtgtgtgtgtgtgtgtgtgtgtgtgtgtgacaccgtCTGTCATCCAAACTTCCCCCTCAGACAAAGAGAGTAATGATCCCAGACATTAGCCATTAGCACCTTTGGCCCATTAGCATTCTTCAGGGCTCAGAGGACGAAGCTCGCTGGGAGGGCTCAAATTATCACCCTGGTGCCGAGTGGAAACACTCTTCAGAGCTGTCACAACACtgaccccccccaacacacacacacacacacacacacacacacacacacacacacacacacacacacacacgcacacactcataATCCACACTTTCCAGCTGTCCAGCCAGACCCTCTGCCTTTCTAATCTCTTGCATGATAACAGAACTGTAGGTCATCACATGCCGATATCATATATAGAGTATATGAAAGGATTTGATGCCCTATTTCTGGTTTTGTGAGATAATTTTTCATCCGTGTTGTCTAACCCTAAAGCCGACAGGCAGAAAAGAACACACAGTGCTGAACAAGCGCTgaatcattttgttttcattcaaaaCAAAGGTCTAACTCGGTTAATCACTGTTCACCTTTCCGCCCCTGAAGTCACTGAAGCCTGTTAATTGGTAACGCTCACCCCTCGCCTGCCGTTGTCTACCTGTGTGTACCCAGCCGTCCAGGCCGGCGAGGGGCGCGTGGGGGTCGCGCGGAGCCCGAGTCGACCGGGGTGCGATGTCATGGACGCCCCGGCCTTCTGCGGCTCAGCGTGGGGCGGGACGGAGGACTTCAGGGCCAAGCGGACGTACGGCCACTGCCTGCAGCGGCCTCAGGTGAGCGCAGCCTAgcgactctgactctgactctgagctCTGAGTCCAATAATCACCCTGCACGCGTGTGTTGTCTGCTGCAGCATCCCACGTTATACCGGAGCGACAGTGCCGAGTACAGGCCCCAGAGCTTGGACGGGGACGGTGGGCTCGAAGCCAGGAGTGACATGACTCCACCCACTCCTGCCTTCCCCATCTCTCCACCCACACCTTACGGTGAGGCCCTTATCTGTTTGTACCATCCGAGCCgtttctttgttttggtttcatttgctttgtttgttgtaatTAAAGTGTAATTAAATCTGCCTGTCCGTATTTcccgttgttttttttttagtgaaaAATATGGCGGAAGTGACTCATCTCATGCAGATACCATCTCCTAGCATCCAGTCCTACGACGGCTACAGAAGCAACCATGGTGAGGTCCAACTATAAAATAGAATAGGTTTATTttagctggtgtgtgtgtgtgtgtgtgtggcaataAAGCAGCTGAGTAAACGGATGTGAAGAACCAAAAACATCCTTTGTGCGTCCTCTGTGCGGACACTCCTATTTCCCCTTTTCGTCTTTTATTTCACTTGTGCTTTTCCTTACAAGCAATTACACGTAATGAGCATGAAAAGACACACAGCTTGTAAGTGGGAGGTAATTACAAGAGTCTTCTTCCACGTGTGCTGCCTCATCGGAGCTCCCCTCGCTTCACCTAATAACGGCGACGCTGTTACTTGAGGAATCTTAGCGGTTTGGAGACGGAGGCCAGAAACGGAGACGGAGCCTCACGCAGGGAGATTCCTGACCCACTGCTGCACTTCTTTGGTTTTTCGGAGGAATTCCCGCTCGGTCACGGCTTGAGGAGGAAACGTTTTTAGACGTAACATTGTTGCTCTTAACTGAatcctcctctgtttgtttttccatggCGATTTATCCGAGGCCAAACGCATCCCCAGGCTCAGCGATGGGAGCAGATGTGTGCATCTGTatgttgcagcagctgcattttTTTTGTATCATTCTTTAGTGAATGCTGGTAATCAAAGTGTAAAGCCTGATGTTACAGTCGCACAGGATGCCACACGCCACAGGCAGATAGGTGATCCCACCTTAAGACTTCTCACTTTCGTTTCCCCGAGGAGCTCATTGActcgttgccatggcgatgtacagtatgtccaaaGGTCGCAGGGCCTGGGAGCTGATATGTGCTCTTGCTGCGCCTCGTACTACCTCCGCCATTCAGACAAGCGCCACCGCATTCATTCCTGCCACGTCTCCATGGTTACCGTGGGTCTGGAGGCAtgtcacaacaaaacaaaaaaaaaaaacttttctccCCCCATGAAAGTGTCTCTGTTTAgaccagaggaggaacagggacCGGCAGGAACCAGTAACACTCTCAGCTTTGAGCTGCTCGTTCCTATAAAAGTAGGAGTGAGGCAGTAAACCTGGCTGTAAAGTCTGACGTGAAACGGGAGCTTTTGGGATCGGGACAGTCGCTGGCTCCACACTAGGGCTGCTTAAAATGCAGCTGCTGAGTTATTTCAGAGGTCTTTTAATTTCTAGTTGCACTCATGCATGATTTGTTGACTCGGTGGGTTGTGGCAGGAGTTATACAGAGTGATGGCGGCGTTGGAGGCCATGTGAAAAGCTTCTCATTTCAAGTCCACTATTAAAAACCGACCAAAGATCTTAAAGATTTTTCTCATATTAAAATTTCAATTAATTTAGTTAGGTATTCTTTATAGAATAGTTCTATTCATGCATTTAAATCAGCTTTGTTCATGTTGATCACGTTAAAACAAAGAGAATGTCCTTTGTTTTCCCAGAACCCCAGGGATATTCCGAGATGATCAGTCATGTTGGAGTTGGAAGCTTCCCAGACCCTTCCATCAGCTGCCACAGGATGCTAAGTGCCACACACTCGGCCTCGGCGGTTGGAAGTCTCCAGCGGGCTGACGGGTAGACGTCCGGCGTGCGGCAGCGCTTTACATTATCGCCAGATAAACATTCACTGCATGTTTTTCGTGTTTTCCCTCCACCCCCAGCTCCGTGAACCAGTGGCCGGAGCACCACATCCTGAGCCGCAACTCCTCGCTGAGCAGCTACCCCTCGGCCAGACATCCGCAGCAGCATCCCGTGTCCCTGGACTACGGCCACCACTCGCCGCCTCTGCACCATCCTCACATCCACCCTGCCCCTAACGCCCACAGCTCCCCTCGAAGCAGCCAGCGGAGCCGCATGGCCCGCTACGCCCTCAGCCGCAGCCCCGCTCGCAGCTTCGAGGAGCACGACGACTCTCATTTCGGCTACGGCACAGACTGCCCGAGCTCCGCTCCGCCGGGAAACGGCGCCGCGGAGAAGGACCCTTTGACCCCCGTGGACGGGCAGAGTCAGGCCCAAATGCAGCCGCCGCAGCTGCCCGAGAAGAAGCGGGCGTCGGACGGGGATCTCTCGCTGGGGACGGCCTCCCCCGCCCTCAGCGGCTTCTCCAGCCCCCACAGCGGCAGCTCGCTCAGCATTCCCTTCCCCAACGTCTTACCGGACCTGTCAGCTCAGACACCGGGCACAGCCTCCCCTCTGCCAGGTGAGCCAAAGCTGCGACAGACTATTTGATATATTTGTGTTCATCATAAACATATgacatatatttattttttatcttttgcaGACGTACTGGCCACCAAGCAGGTCACTGTAAAATTTGTACAGGACACGTCCAAATTTTGGTACAAACCAGACATCTCCAGGGATCAAGGTAGGCCTCCAGCAGCCGCATGCCTGTGAATGCAACACAAAGGGGTTCGGGGCAGAAGGGGAAAGTAGCCTCACAGGTATGTGACTCTTCACTCAGCCATCGCAGCCCTGAAGGACAAGGAGCCCGGCTGCTTCATCGTGAGGGACAGCCACTCTTTCAGAGGGGCCTATGGTCTGGCGATGAAGGTGGCCACGCCCCCACCCTCCGTTCTCCAACAGCCCAAGAAAGGTGAATGACTCAAACAACGTCTAATGAAGAATAAAGCGCTCTCCCTGGGTTTTCACGGTGAAGGTCTGTGGGACTGGTCATCCAGTATTCATGGGAATCAAACCGTCGCATGATTCCACACAAAGCCAGCTACAGTTACCGCCACTGTACTCGCCTTTTTGCTGGAATATGAGACACGCCTCGCTCACTGTTCCTCTCCTGGGTGTCATAATGCTG contains:
- the LOC114844595 gene encoding tensin-3-like, with protein sequence MEEGYELDLTYVTERIISVSFPRGCSEEVYSHNLKDVTRMLKSKHADNYLIINLSERRHELTRMNPKTLDTGWPDLHAPPLDKICTICKAMESWLNADPLHVVVIHCKGGKGRIGVVISSFVHFTDVSASADQALDRFAMRKYYDDKVSALMTPSQKRYVWILNSLLSGSMKINASPVFLHCIIVHGIPTFDANGVCRPYIKVYQGMQAVYSSGVYHIGPGHRNRVCISLEPAQLLKGDIMIKCYHKSDPSSEREVIFRLQFHTGAVQGYNLMFEKEDMEIANKDSRFPDYGKVELVFSEGPEKIPGADRWQNGADVIVDYNTADPLTRWDSYQNLCDAEAPRPQGLSQDKAASKRSPGAAEATLGRGARTTTSSPDHSDHALSVSSDSGLSSTSLWADRPTPTAATATATATAVGKATQQGPSQQEKVQLKRLLSGFGLEEPSLEEMEDPGRREGIQQIVPAQVHINGDPRPRERETDILDDEVIASHDLHSVDSLGTLSSSCHKSSQNSLLSDGFGSPGGEEQQGQHHLHHPASPPMEEYDRAFSDARGMGLTSRSISVASSAPSSAPIPKHNVYRQGSYSTQSWVRHQQMVAAQQFVYMPEDASDAEGYPGNKQVGRSPKAGLPAELQSSTAADAAKGAESHAEPAATNSDNSNRRDEEFKSLTKDIDNSIDQLNQLIMDLDPTFVPVPGRSGSVKKNGGGGGAARVNGSGGKFSNGVGLRFDGNNTASLKNTQQPAVQAGEGRVGVARSPSRPGCDVMDAPAFCGSAWGGTEDFRAKRTYGHCLQRPQHPTLYRSDSAEYRPQSLDGDGGLEARSDMTPPTPAFPISPPTPYVKNMAEVTHLMQIPSPSIQSYDGYRSNHEPQGYSEMISHVGVGSFPDPSISCHRMLSATHSASAVGSLQRADGSVNQWPEHHILSRNSSLSSYPSARHPQQHPVSLDYGHHSPPLHHPHIHPAPNAHSSPRSSQRSRMARYALSRSPARSFEEHDDSHFGYGTDCPSSAPPGNGAAEKDPLTPVDGQSQAQMQPPQLPEKKRASDGDLSLGTASPALSGFSSPHSGSSLSIPFPNVLPDLSAQTPGTASPLPDVLATKQVTVKFVQDTSKFWYKPDISRDQAIAALKDKEPGCFIVRDSHSFRGAYGLAMKVATPPPSVLQQPKKGGDLANELVRHFLIECTHKGVRLKGCPNEPYFGSLTALVCQHSITPLALPCKLIIPDKDPLEDVVENTSQSVTNSAAELLKQGAACNVWYLGSVEMESLTGSQAVHKATTMTLNADPPPTSTVVHFKVSSQGITLTDNQRKLFFRRHYNVSTVIYCALDPHDRKWKKDGCPSAKIFGFVARKTGTATDNICHVFAEHDPEQPASAIVNFVSKVMIGSQKSK